One genomic window of Microtus ochrogaster isolate Prairie Vole_2 chromosome 14 unlocalized genomic scaffold, MicOch1.0 chr14_random_2, whole genome shotgun sequence includes the following:
- the LOC101992241 gene encoding phosphoglycerate mutase 1-like, producing MTPRAGTKHTSTMLDWVEPKAQRFTSCLRELKAYLRALEHLLRAKFNAEFRSKVPRIPECNLSSEARGSLSSRPERPCEEKKTNRPVATAAYKLVLIRDGESAWNLENRFSGWYDAADLSPVGHGEAKRGGQALQDACYEFYICFTSVQKRAIRTLWTVLDAIDQMWLPVVRTWRLNERHYGGLTGLNKAETAAKHGEAQVKIWRRSYDVPPPPMEPDHPFYSNIRKDRRYADLTEDQLPSCESLKDIIARTLPFWNEEIVPQIKEGKRVLIAAHGNSLRGIVKHLESLSEEAIMELNLPTGIPIVYELDKNLKPVKPMKFLGDEETVRKAMEAVAMQGKAKK from the exons ATGACTCCCCGAGCTGGCACtaaacatacctccaccatgttggactgggtggagccaaaag CACAACGGTTCACATCCTGTCTACGAGAACTGAAAGCATACCTCAGAGCCTTGGAACATCTCCTGAGGGCGAAATTCAATGCAGAATTCCGGAGTAAAG TCCCCAGGATTCCAGAATGTAATCTGTCCTCAG aggcaagaggatccctgagttcaaggccagagagaCCTTgcgaagaaaaaaaaacaaacagacctgTCGCCACGGCCGCCTACAAGCTCGTCCTTATCCGGGACGGCGAGAGCGCCTGGAACCTGGAGAACCGCTTCAGCGGCTGGTACGACGCCGCCGACCTGAGTCCGGTGGGCCACGGGGAGGCAAAGCGCGGGGGACAGGCGTTGCAAGATGCTTGCTATGAATTCTACATATGCTTCACCTCCGTGCAGAAGAGAGCAATCCGGACCCTCTGGACAGTCCTGGATGCTATTGACCAGATGTGGCTGCCAGTAGTCAGGACCTGGCGCCTCAATGAGCGACACTATGGGGGTCTGACTGGTCTCAATAAAGCAGAAACTGCTGCTAAGCATGGTGAGGCACAGGTAAAGATCTGGAGGCGATCTTACGATGTCCCACCACCGCCAATGGAGCCTGACCATCCCTTCTACAGCAACATCAGAAAGGATCGCAGGTACGCAGACCTTACTGAGGACCAGCTACCGTCCTGTGAGAGCCTGAAGGACATTATTGCCAGAACACTGCCCTTCTGGAATGAAGAGATTGTCCCCCAGAtcaaagaggggaagagagtCCTGATTGCGGCCCATGGCAACAGCCTTCGGGGGATCGTCAAGCATCTGGAGAGTCTCTCAGAAGAGGCCATCATGGAGCTGAACCTGCCAACTGGCATTCCCATTGTCTATGAGTTGGACAAGAACTTGAAGCCTGTTAAACCCATGAAGTTCCTGGGAGATGAAGAGACCGTGCGGAAAGCCATGGAAGCTGTAGCCATGCAGGGCAAGGCCAAGAAGTGA